From Mytilus galloprovincialis chromosome 9, xbMytGall1.hap1.1, whole genome shotgun sequence, the proteins below share one genomic window:
- the LOC143045781 gene encoding zinc finger protein 703-B-like codes for MLTSSVSSQFIHPDYLQPLPTTLDAKKSPLALLAQTCSSIGKDTATSSKPIIPPLKKETNTEKHSEKVNMDKSKHNEIKEKDIDSSEKPGFRTVSHKDMPPLIPTSKPKEEKPTSPLSLKTLPRSKELTSTASSTLSSHADHHFSRSNVSRSPGQHHSPHNEDEKRQVSSASPRYESRTSREPDEHKPSSYPSYSAYPSISNSFLSYSHASGLTHDSVSGLPGFPLPLPAHSSMFGSSSAAAAALAAQSAAYAAQSSALKSAAMASSLSPFVSYARVRTPSGATTLVPVCRDPYCNHCQLTVQNSHLSATCTAVGCAQCAHEKSLHNLSLGLQGSSFNPYSSSSLLAGQSNLSGYPLSSLYLPGHLTSPAHSGLPLVCNWVSSGNEHCGKRFSSSEELLQHLRTHTTSSDHMSLAAAYERYGLPPPGLHSLSGLHGHSLQSGSLSPNSLRRSYPTSLSPLSSLMGSGRYHPYKSLMNPSAALPSNQPLPQVGPYLSPYSLYGQRIGAAAVP; via the exons ATGTTGACTTCCTCCGTATCATCACAATTCATCCATCCGGATTATTTACAACCTCTTCCAACAACG TTGGATGCCAAGAAAAGTCCTCTTGCTCTTCTTGCACAGACATGTAGCAGTATTGGGAAAGACACGGCAACATCTTCAAAACCTATTATTCCGCCGCTAAAGAAGGAAACAAATACCGAAAAACATTCTGAAAAAGTGAATATggataaatcaaaacataatgaGATCAAAGAAAAAGACATTGATAGTTCGGAGAAACCTGGGTTTCGTACGGTGTCTCATAAGGATATGCCTCCACTTATTCCTACTTCAAAACCAAAAGAAGAAAAACCGACCTCTCCTCTATCATTAAAAACTTTACCAAGATCAAAAGAACTTACTTCAACAGCGTCGAGTACTCTTTCCTCTCACGCAGATCACCATTTTTCAAGATCTAACGTATCAAGGAGTCCTGGTCAACACCACTCTCCTCATAACGAGGACGAAAAACGTCAAGTTTCATCCGCCTCACCTAGATACGAATCTCGTACCAGTCGTGAACCAGATGAACATAAACCTTCTAGTTACCCAAGTTATTCTGCTTATCCTTcaatatcaaattcatttttatCATATTCACATGCTTCTGGATTAACTCATGATAGTGTGTCTGGACTGCCAGGATTTCCACTTCCACTTCCGGCACATAGTAGCATGTTTGGATCATCTTCTGCAGCTGCAGCGGCACTTGCAGCTCAATCTGCTGCGTACGCAGCACAATCTTCTGCCCTAAAGTCAGCAGCAATGGCATCAAGTTTATCTCCTTTTGTATCTTATGCAAGAGTGCGTACTCCATCAGGTGCCACAACTCTAGTTCCGGTGTGCAGGGACCCTTATTGTAATCACTGTCAGCTGACTGTCCAGAACTCTCACTTATCCGCTACATGTACAGCGGTAGGATGTGCCCAGTGTGCGCATGAAAAGTCACTCCATAATCTTAGCTTAGGACTTCAAGGATCTTCGTTTAATCCATATTCTTCATCAAGCTTATTAGCAGGACAATCAAACTTAAGTGGATATCCTTTGTCATCATTGTACCTACCGGGTCATCTAACGTCACCTGCTCATTCAGGACTACCTTTAGTTTGTAATTGGGTGTCGTCTGGTAATGAACATTGTGGAAAGCGTTTCAGTTCTTCAGAAGAACTCCTACAACATTTACGAACTCATACGACATCTTCCGATCACATGTCGTTAGCAGCAGCTTATGAACGTTATGGCCTTCCTCCTCCAGGTCTCCATTCTTTATCTGGATTACACGGACATTCTTTACAATCCGGCTCACTTAGTCCAAACTCTTTGAGAAGAAGTTATCCTACTAGTTTAAGTCCACTTAGTTCTTTGATGGGATCGGGTAGATACCACCCATACAAATCGCTCATGAATCCATCAGCGGCATTGCCTAGCAATCAGCCTCTTCCACAAGTAGGGCCATATTTGTCTCCGTACTCCTTATATGGACAGAGGATAGGTGCAGCTGCTGTGCCATAA